One Littorina saxatilis isolate snail1 linkage group LG1, US_GU_Lsax_2.0, whole genome shotgun sequence genomic window carries:
- the LOC138979442 gene encoding uncharacterized protein isoform X2 codes for MRPTSGASSESPKFSFTLDRLDPNRKESLAESRLSSESPNQVPCSRDRPDPSRKEILAESRLSSESPNQVSCSRDRPDPNRSLPERLEGLALDQIPPNTRKVGASYSSTTFHYNRRQAQMQCRLSEERKRQQGSWSSPLQLTPTKGNWNVIYPDNLGDSTSFKMSMMGNACSLGVVEEDSDEEPEPYWQDCVKPDMMEQEKLCTPNRRRSAISSLTSQHNKHCPCSHCVGRESMSTTPTSLRSSSLSHYLPGRSLNRVQSNSSCDDTAPSAASYH; via the exons ATGAGACCAACTTCGGGAGCGTCATCCGAGTCACCCAAGTTTTCCTTTACCTTGGATCGCTTAGATCCCAACCGAAAAGAGAGTCTAGCAGAGTCCAGACTGTCATCCGAGTCACCCAACCAGGTTCCGTGTAGCAGGGATCGCCCAGATCCCAGCCGGAAAGAGATTCTAGCAGAATCGAGACTGTCCTCGGAGTCACCCAACCAGGTTTCCTGTAGCAGGGATCGCCCAGATCCCAACCGGAGTTTGCCGGAGAGACTGGAGGGTCTAGCCTTGGACCAGATTCCCCCCAATACCAGAAAGGTGGGGGCCTCCTACTCCTCCACCACCTTCCACTACAACCGCCGCCAGGCTCAAATGCAATGCCGCCTGAGCGAGGAGCGCAAGCGACAGCAGGGAAGTTGGAGCAGCCCCCTGCAGCTGACCCCCACCAAGGGCAACTGGAACGTTATCTATCCAGACAACCTCGGGGACTCCACCTCTTTCAAGATGTCCATGATGGGCAACGCTTGTTCCCTTGGTGTAG TGGAGGAAGACAGCGACGAGGAGCCAGAGCCGTACTGGCAGGACTGTGTCAAGCCAGACATGATGGAGCAGGAAAAATTGTGCACCCCAAACCGACGTCGCAGTGCTATTTCCTCCCTCACCTCTCAGCACAACAAGCACTGCCCCTGCAGTCACTGCGTTGG CCGAGAGTCCATGTCGACCACGCCCACTTCGCTGAGGTCCTCCTCACTGTCCCACTACCTGCCGGGCCGCTCACTCAACCGTGTCCAGTCCAATTCCTCCTGTGACGACACTGCACCTTCCGCCGCTTCATATCACTAG
- the LOC138979442 gene encoding uncharacterized protein isoform X1, translated as MRPTSGASSESPKFSFTLDRLDPNRKESLAESRLSSESPNQVPCSRDRPDPSRKEILAESRLSSESPNQVSCSRDRPDPNRSLPERLEGLALDQIPPNTRKVGASYSSTTFHYNRRQAQMQCRLSEERKRQQGSWSSPLQLTPTKGNWNVIYPDNLGDSTSFKMSMMGNACSLGVVEEDSDEEPEPYWQDCVKPDMMEQEKLCTPNRRRSAISSLTSQHNKHCPCSHCVGKKGKKSKGLCACAGPDQKNRSHNATLSSRESMSTTPTSLRSSSLSHYLPGRSLNRVQSNSSCDDTAPSAASYH; from the exons ATGAGACCAACTTCGGGAGCGTCATCCGAGTCACCCAAGTTTTCCTTTACCTTGGATCGCTTAGATCCCAACCGAAAAGAGAGTCTAGCAGAGTCCAGACTGTCATCCGAGTCACCCAACCAGGTTCCGTGTAGCAGGGATCGCCCAGATCCCAGCCGGAAAGAGATTCTAGCAGAATCGAGACTGTCCTCGGAGTCACCCAACCAGGTTTCCTGTAGCAGGGATCGCCCAGATCCCAACCGGAGTTTGCCGGAGAGACTGGAGGGTCTAGCCTTGGACCAGATTCCCCCCAATACCAGAAAGGTGGGGGCCTCCTACTCCTCCACCACCTTCCACTACAACCGCCGCCAGGCTCAAATGCAATGCCGCCTGAGCGAGGAGCGCAAGCGACAGCAGGGAAGTTGGAGCAGCCCCCTGCAGCTGACCCCCACCAAGGGCAACTGGAACGTTATCTATCCAGACAACCTCGGGGACTCCACCTCTTTCAAGATGTCCATGATGGGCAACGCTTGTTCCCTTGGTGTAG TGGAGGAAGACAGCGACGAGGAGCCAGAGCCGTACTGGCAGGACTGTGTCAAGCCAGACATGATGGAGCAGGAAAAATTGTGCACCCCAAACCGACGTCGCAGTGCTATTTCCTCCCTCACCTCTCAGCACAACAAGCACTGCCCCTGCAGTCACTGCGTTGG GAAAAAGGGAAAGAAAAGCAAGGGACTGTGTGCCTGTGCGGGACCTGACCAGAAGAACCGTTCTCATAATGCTACTCTCAGCAG CCGAGAGTCCATGTCGACCACGCCCACTTCGCTGAGGTCCTCCTCACTGTCCCACTACCTGCCGGGCCGCTCACTCAACCGTGTCCAGTCCAATTCCTCCTGTGACGACACTGCACCTTCCGCCGCTTCATATCACTAG
- the LOC138979235 gene encoding uncharacterized protein, which translates to MKQIDSSTLVLLLLGLAYHVSTLPPPTTTTTTTTTPTPQVEDGVAVGSSGGGSGYACILCERFFGPYYDPMLQHKMTVMANVIDSVCDTAVPAVEQCKRDTQLQLCLHESASPWLPTFNFFCRHKAVVKASTACWANGYSGGMLGCLNAYIAEGPTVGACQALRNMLTCVSNMMHQIPQCSADATAFSLDYLKFAGQYTCPDRSYA; encoded by the exons ATGAAACAGATTGATTCGAGTACCCTTGTTCTCCTTCTTCTTGGACTAg CTTATCATGTGTCAACACTGCCACCaccaacgacaacgacaacaacgacgacaacaccaacaccacaagTCGAGGATGGAGTGGCAGTCGGCAGTAGTGGGGGCGGATCCGGATACGCGTGTATTCTGTGTGAAAGGTTCTTTGGACCCTACTACGATCCCATGCTCCAGCACAAAATGACAGTGATGGCAAACGTTATCGACAGTGTCTGCGA CACAGCTGTGCCAGCCGTTGAGCAGTGTAAGCGAGACACTCAGCTTCAACTATGCCTCCATGAGTCGGCTTCTCCCTGGCTGCCCACTTTCAACTTCTTCTGTCGGCACAAAGCAG TTGTGAAGGCGAGCACGGCCTGCTGGGCTAACGGCTACTCTGGAGGGATGCTAGGGTGCCTCAACGCTTACATAGCAGAAGGTCCTACCGTGGGAGCCTGCCAGGCTTTACGAAACATGCTGACCTGTGTCAGCAACATGATGCATCAAATCCCCCAGTGTTCTGCTGATGCCACTGCTTTCAGCCTCGACTACCTGAAGTTCGCCGGGCAGTATACGTGCCCCGACCGTTCCTACGCTTAA